A single region of the Triticum dicoccoides isolate Atlit2015 ecotype Zavitan chromosome 2B, WEW_v2.0, whole genome shotgun sequence genome encodes:
- the LOC119364465 gene encoding sugar transport protein MST1-like: MAGGAFVADGGRAQEYGGRMTFSVVVTSLMAASCGLIFGYDSGVTGGVTQMESFLSKFFPEVQSRMKSPKRDAYCKYDNQWLTAFTSSLFIAGTLSSLVASRVTRRVGRQAIMLIGGVMFLAGSIINAAAVNIAMLIIGRILLGFGLGFTLQAAPVYLSETAPARWRGAFTSSYNTFVVIGILSATITNYFTNRIPGWGWRLSLGLAAVPGVIIVVGAFFIPDTPSSLVLRGHPDRARAALQRIRGDGTNIDVEFKDIIRAVDEARRNDVGSFRRLFSKQYRHYLAVGLAIPIFFEFTGMIVIAVFSPVLFRTVGFNSQKAILGSVINSTTNLVATVLSTFVMDRTGRRFLLIVGGIGMMFCEVAISWVMAGHLGKHQGVTMPHGYATAVLVLICLCTFSFGVSWAPLRWVVPSEIYPVEIRSAGQAMSISVALCLSFVELQVFIALLCAMKYGVFLFYAGWLLTMTIFVAAFLPETKGVPLEAMQSVWTGHWYWRRFVKDANHESQITGVSTN, from the exons GTGGCGTGACACAAATGGAATCGTTCCTGAGCAAGTTCTTCCCGGAAGTGCAGAGCAGGATGAAGAGCCCGAAGCGTGACGCATATTGCAAGTACGACAACCAGTGGCTCACCGCGTTCACATCGTCGCTATTCATCGCCGGCACTCTATCGTCCTTGGTGGCGAGCCGAGTGACGAGGAGGGTGGGCCGCCAGGCAATCATGTTGATTGGCGGTGTCATGTTCCTTGCCGGCTCAATCATCAACGCTGCAGCCGTCAACATCGCCATGCTCATCATCGGCCGGATTCTACTCGGTTTTGGTCTAGGGTTCACATTACAG GCAGCTCCTGTGTACCTCTCCGAGACCGCTCCGGCGCGGTGGCGTGGCGCATTCACGTCGTCGTACAATACGTTCGTCGTCATCGGCATACTCTCCGCGACCATCACCAACTACTTCACCAACCGCATCCCTGGCTGGGGATGGCGCCTCTCCCTCGGTCTAGCGGCCGTCCCGGGCGTCATCATCGTCGTGGGAGCCTTCTTCATCCCGGACACCCCCAGCAGCCTCGTCCTGCGAGGCCATCCCGACCGAGCCCGCGCGGCGCTGCAGCGTATCCGCGGAGATGGCACCAACATCGATGTCGAGTTCAAGGACATCATCCGCGCCGTGGACGAGGCGCGCCGGAACGACGTTGGCTCTTTCCGGAGGCTATTCAGCAAGCAGTACCGGCACTACCTGGCGGTGGGGCTGGCCATACCCATCTTCTTCGAGTTCACCGGCATGATCGTCATCGCCGTATTCTCGCCTGTGTTGTTCCGCACGGTGGGGTTCAACAGCCAGAAGGCCATACTTGGTTCTGTGATAAACAGCACGACAAACTTGGTGGCCACAGTTCTGTCCACGTTCGTCATGGACCGCACCGGCCGCAGGTTCTTGCTCATCGTCGGCGGCATCGGCATGATGTTCTGCGAG GTGGCCATCTCGTGGGTGATGGCGGGCCATCTCGGGAAGCACCAAGGGGTGACGATGCCGCATGGCTACGCGACCGCAGTGCTGGTCCTCATCTGCCTCTGCACGTTCAGCTTCGGCGTGTCGTGGGCGCCGCTCAGATGGGTGGTGCCGAGCGAGATCTACCCGGTGGAGATCAGGTCGGCCGGGCAGGCCATGAGCATCTCTGTCGCGCTGTGTCTCTCCTTCGTGGAGCTGCAGGTGTTCATCGCGCTGCTCTGCGCCATGAAGTATGGCGTCTTTCTCTTCTACGCCGGCTGGCTTCTGACAATGACCATCTTCGTGGCGGCATTCCTGCCGGAAACCAAGGGCGTGCCCTTGGAAGCAATGCAGTCAGTGTGGACGGGACATTGGTACTGGAGGAGGTTCGTCAAGGATGCCAACCATGAAAGCCAAATCACCGGTGTGTCAACTAATTAG